One genomic window of Conyzicola nivalis includes the following:
- the cysS gene encoding cysteine--tRNA ligase gives MTVRLYDSKRQETTDFEPIVAGQVGLYVCGPTVQSSPHIGHLRSALVYDLWRRWLTYRGFDVTLVRNVTDIDDKILANASTGSAQAGDGGEEWWALAYRFELEFTAGYNRLGILPPTYEPRATASISEMQRIIQRLIDNGHAYPAEGDVYFDTASWASYGELTNQKPADMVAASDADPRGKRAPQDFALWKGHKPDEPASAAWESPWGAGRPGWHIECSAMSSRYLGANFDIHGGGLDLRFPHHENELAQSTAAGDAFANYWVHNGLVNVNGQKMSKSLGNSIYAAEFLDLARPLVIRYYLGAAHYRSTIDYHDGALVEAEAALERIEVFLDRSHRRIANTRFSGTGLPVVPAEFAEAMDDDLAVPQALAVLHERVRAGNAALDSEDLAVVATIRAEIVAMVEVLGINPDAPEWATVSSVPAERALASLVERLIADREHARETRDFSAADRIRDELVAAGISIEDTPSGPHWSIES, from the coding sequence GTGACTGTGCGCCTCTACGACTCCAAACGCCAAGAAACCACCGACTTCGAGCCCATCGTGGCTGGCCAGGTGGGACTCTACGTGTGCGGCCCCACCGTGCAGTCGTCGCCGCACATCGGGCACCTGCGTTCGGCCCTCGTCTACGACCTGTGGCGCCGCTGGCTCACCTACCGCGGCTTCGACGTGACGCTCGTGCGCAACGTCACCGACATCGACGACAAGATCCTGGCCAACGCTTCGACGGGCTCAGCGCAGGCGGGAGACGGGGGAGAAGAGTGGTGGGCGCTCGCCTACCGCTTCGAGCTCGAGTTCACGGCGGGCTACAACCGGCTCGGCATCCTGCCTCCGACGTACGAACCGCGGGCTACCGCGTCGATCAGCGAGATGCAGCGGATCATCCAGCGTCTCATCGACAACGGCCATGCCTACCCGGCCGAGGGCGACGTCTACTTCGACACCGCCTCGTGGGCCTCGTACGGCGAGCTCACCAACCAGAAGCCCGCCGACATGGTGGCGGCGTCCGACGCTGACCCGCGCGGCAAGCGCGCTCCGCAGGACTTCGCCCTGTGGAAGGGCCACAAGCCCGACGAGCCCGCCTCGGCGGCGTGGGAATCGCCCTGGGGAGCCGGTCGCCCGGGCTGGCACATCGAGTGCTCGGCCATGAGCTCGCGCTACCTCGGCGCCAACTTCGACATCCACGGCGGCGGACTCGACCTGCGCTTCCCTCACCACGAGAACGAGCTCGCCCAGTCGACTGCCGCCGGCGACGCCTTCGCGAACTACTGGGTGCACAACGGCCTGGTCAACGTGAACGGCCAGAAGATGTCGAAGTCGCTCGGCAACTCGATCTACGCCGCCGAGTTCCTCGACCTGGCCCGCCCGTTGGTGATCCGCTACTACCTGGGCGCCGCGCACTACCGGTCCACGATCGACTACCACGACGGAGCGCTCGTCGAGGCGGAGGCGGCGCTCGAACGCATCGAGGTGTTCCTCGACCGCTCGCACCGTCGCATCGCGAACACCAGGTTCTCGGGAACCGGCCTGCCGGTCGTGCCCGCGGAGTTCGCCGAGGCGATGGACGACGACCTCGCCGTCCCCCAGGCGCTCGCTGTACTGCACGAGCGGGTGCGGGCCGGCAACGCGGCGCTCGACAGCGAAGACCTCGCGGTCGTGGCGACCATCCGCGCCGAGATCGTGGCCATGGTCGAGGTTCTCGGAATAAACCCCGACGCACCCGAGTGGGCCACTGTAAGCTCTGTACCGGCGGAACGGGCACTCGCATCCCTCGTCGAACGGCTTATTGCCGACCGTGAGCACGCACGGGAGACCCGCGATTTCAGCGCAGCTGACCGCATTCGTGATGAACTAGTGGCCGCGGGCATCTCTATTGAGGACACCCCGTCAGGCCCCCATTGGAGTATTGAGTCGTGA